The following are from one region of the Ornithorhynchus anatinus isolate Pmale09 chromosome 20, mOrnAna1.pri.v4, whole genome shotgun sequence genome:
- the FAM216B gene encoding protein FAM216B isoform X3, translating to MRESWKEQGGPQSSAQIPRKQISSSSWDAALLKGLKRGQQAYLSGIVRIYDTQPLRDNLYRRYIFNLHHQRRLGYITQREVADRTLLLDRSLAPKRDLRKEAGSGATKLPSAFPILTFQEEAAVQERDGRLSADPDDGKMPGGRRNESSRLNPPAHDLEMRRHQTSSVAYEQ from the exons ATGAGAGAaagctggaaagagcaaggggggcCCCAGAGTTCTGCCCAAATTCCTCGCAAACAAATCTCTTCCTCTTCTTGGGATGCCGCTTTACTGAAG GGCCTAAAGAGAGGACAGCAGGCTTACCTCAGCGGTATCGTGAGGATTTATGACACCCAGCCCTTGAGGGACAACCTTTACCGACGGTACATCTTCAATCTCCACCACCAGCGGAGACTGG GATACATCACCCAACGGGAAGTTGCCGACCGCACTCTCCTGTTGGACCGATCTCTCGCCCCTAAGAGGGACCTCCGCAAGGAGGCAGGCTCCGGTGCCACAAAATTGCCGTCCGCATTCCCTATTTTGACGTTCCAGGAGGAGGCGGCCGTTCAGGAGCGTGACGGTCGCCTCTCCGCGGATCCTGACGACGGGAAGATGCCCGGTGGAAGAAGGAACGAGAGCTCACGCCTAAACCCACCGGCGCATGATCTGGAAATGCGGCGCCACCaaaccagcagcgtggcctacgaaCAATAA
- the FAM216B gene encoding protein FAM216B isoform X1 — MSHHRIKNEREKDLGSRREETELSTNTTFHRGGIPGKKMRESWKEQGGPQSSAQIPRKQISSSSWDAALLKGLKRGQQAYLSGIVRIYDTQPLRDNLYRRYIFNLHHQRRLGYITQREVADRTLLLDRSLAPKRDLRKEAGSGATKLPSAFPILTFQEEAAVQERDGRLSADPDDGKMPGGRRNESSRLNPPAHDLEMRRHQTSSVAYEQ, encoded by the exons ATGAGCCACCACCGCATAAAGAACGAGAGAGAAAAAGACCTCGGGTCACGAAGGGAAGAGACCGAATTGTCCACGAACACCACCTTCCACAGAGGCGGTATTCCGGG GAAGAAGATGAGAGAaagctggaaagagcaaggggggcCCCAGAGTTCTGCCCAAATTCCTCGCAAACAAATCTCTTCCTCTTCTTGGGATGCCGCTTTACTGAAG GGCCTAAAGAGAGGACAGCAGGCTTACCTCAGCGGTATCGTGAGGATTTATGACACCCAGCCCTTGAGGGACAACCTTTACCGACGGTACATCTTCAATCTCCACCACCAGCGGAGACTGG GATACATCACCCAACGGGAAGTTGCCGACCGCACTCTCCTGTTGGACCGATCTCTCGCCCCTAAGAGGGACCTCCGCAAGGAGGCAGGCTCCGGTGCCACAAAATTGCCGTCCGCATTCCCTATTTTGACGTTCCAGGAGGAGGCGGCCGTTCAGGAGCGTGACGGTCGCCTCTCCGCGGATCCTGACGACGGGAAGATGCCCGGTGGAAGAAGGAACGAGAGCTCACGCCTAAACCCACCGGCGCATGATCTGGAAATGCGGCGCCACCaaaccagcagcgtggcctacgaaCAATAA
- the FAM216B gene encoding protein FAM216B isoform X2, protein MFRRHGVGRRSGGGGGVRFQTGISGCQQNEPPPHKERERKRPRVTKGRDRIVHEHHLPQRRYSGGLKRGQQAYLSGIVRIYDTQPLRDNLYRRYIFNLHHQRRLGYITQREVADRTLLLDRSLAPKRDLRKEAGSGATKLPSAFPILTFQEEAAVQERDGRLSADPDDGKMPGGRRNESSRLNPPAHDLEMRRHQTSSVAYEQ, encoded by the exons ATGTTTCGGCGGCACGGTGTCGGACGGCGCtcgggtggagggggaggcgTCCGTTTTCAAACCGG GATATCGGGCTGTCAACAGAATGAGCCACCACCGCATAAAGAACGAGAGAGAAAAAGACCTCGGGTCACGAAGGGAAGAGACCGAATTGTCCACGAACACCACCTTCCACAGAGGCGGTATTCCGGG GGCCTAAAGAGAGGACAGCAGGCTTACCTCAGCGGTATCGTGAGGATTTATGACACCCAGCCCTTGAGGGACAACCTTTACCGACGGTACATCTTCAATCTCCACCACCAGCGGAGACTGG GATACATCACCCAACGGGAAGTTGCCGACCGCACTCTCCTGTTGGACCGATCTCTCGCCCCTAAGAGGGACCTCCGCAAGGAGGCAGGCTCCGGTGCCACAAAATTGCCGTCCGCATTCCCTATTTTGACGTTCCAGGAGGAGGCGGCCGTTCAGGAGCGTGACGGTCGCCTCTCCGCGGATCCTGACGACGGGAAGATGCCCGGTGGAAGAAGGAACGAGAGCTCACGCCTAAACCCACCGGCGCATGATCTGGAAATGCGGCGCCACCaaaccagcagcgtggcctacgaaCAATAA